The sequence TTAATTTGATCCTGCATAGCCTTGTTTTTTTCAAGTAAGTATTTATGCAAACCGTTAGAGCCTCCCTGAGCGAAACTTAGTTCTGCCAAAGTAGTTTTTGGTCCTTTAACCGGATCATCCGTAGGTTTAAACTCACCTTCGTAATAGAAGATTCTATCATCCTTTGACAATAAAAAAGTAATACCATTTTTTATCGGAGGAGAGTCATCTAATTTTTCCGGAGGCGCCGGAAACGTAAGCTCCATGGATTTAGGTTTACTGAAAGTAGCTGTTAAAACGAAGAACGTTAATAACAAAAACGCTAAGTCAACCATGGGAGTCATATCTACACGGGTAGACTGTTTCTTGGCTCTTTTTTTACCGCCTTTGTGGCCACCGCCACCGCCGTCTTGTATCTCTGCCATTGTTAATTAAATTTTTATACTGCCTGGGCAGCGTTAATTCTTTATTTTACAGGATTTATAACTGTTCCGCCACCTTCTAAAGAAGTGATCAAATTAAACTGATAGATCTTTAGGTCGGTAAAGGTTTTAACAACGTCCTTCACAAAAATGTACTTTGTTTTAGCAGCACATTTAATAGCGTAACGTGGTTTCTCTGCTTTAAAATCCTGGTTTTTTGCTTCTGCAGCATCTTTAGCTGCCAGGTATGTTTCCACTGCTTTTTTACCACCAATCGCAATCCAGTCTTTTAACTGATTGTTAGGAGTAATAGTATCCAATGGAACTCCGGTTTGACCTTTAAAGTTTTTACGTTCATCTTCTTTTGCATTGATGTATGCAGGAAGATCTTTTATATCAACACCAAAACTCGGTAAACCGCTGAACTTTTTTATTTGTTCTTCGGTAAAACCAACTTTGTATTTAGCAGCCATCTCTCTCAGGGCTTCCATCTTTGCAGTGGAGTTGCTTATCCCGAAAAAGGAACGGCCTTTATCGTCGATGGTTACCATGATATGATTATCCGGTAAATCTACCTGTCCAATGGAGGAAGGAGGATCCACCACCACTGGTTCGGCCATACGAAAAGAAGCTGTCAACATAAAGAATGTAACCAGAAGGAACGCTAAGTCCACCATGGGCGTCATATCTATCGAAGGCGATCCGCCTTTTGATGGTTTTTTTGACATCTTTTGTTTCTTTTTATTTAGATGAATACTTTATTAAAATTCCATAAACTCAAGATGAAAAATTATCTGAATTTATTTTTCCCCGCATAAGCGGAAAGGAATTTATTTTCCGGTTGATTGAAATTCTTTTACAATAGAGAAACCTGCTTCATCCATTGCATAAGTAATCTGATCGATACGGTTACTGAAATAGTTATAAAAAATAATAGCTAAAGCAGAAGTTAAGATCCCAACCAAAGTGTTTACAAGAGCTTCAGAGATACCAGTTGCTAATGCCGAAGTATCAGGAGCGCCCGCAGCAGATAAAGCCGAGAATGCCGTGATCATCCCTACAACCGTTCCAATAAGACCAGCTAAAGTTCCGATGGAAGCCATTGTTGAAATAACAACCATGTTTTTAGATAACATTGGTAATTCTAAAGAAGTAGCTTCTTCAATAGATTTCGTTATTGCCTCAACTTTTTGCTCTTTATCCATATGCGAATCGTTTTCAACGAAACGGTATTTTAAAATACCTTCGTGAACAACATTAGCTAAAGATCCACCTTGTCTGTCGCATTCTGCTAAAGCACCTTCGAAATCGTGGTTAGAAATTAAGGTTTTAATTTTAGATACAAATTTATCGGTGTTTCCTTTTCCACTTGCTTTCATAATAGTGATGAAACGCTCAATAGCAAAAGTAATTACAGTTAATAAGAAACCGATTAAGATTGGCACAATGAATCCACCCATGTACATGGTTCCAAGAATATTAATGGGAGTTCTGTGACCGCTGGCGCTTGCATGTCCACCACCTTCAAAGTTAGAAGGAGCTCCTAAAATAGCCTTGTAAATAAAGACTCCAAGTCCAAGACAAATTACAATGGCTAAGGCCGAAAC is a genomic window of Sphingobacteriaceae bacterium containing:
- a CDS encoding biopolymer transporter ExbD; amino-acid sequence: MAEIQDGGGGGHKGGKKRAKKQSTRVDMTPMVDLAFLLLTFFVLTATFSKPKSMELTFPAPPEKLDDSPPIKNGITFLLSKDDRIFYYEGEFKPTDDPVKGPKTTLAELSFAQGGSNGLHKYLLEKNKAMQDQIKALDDRHQKKQMADTTFKRMVREVKADKSSFTYLIKTDDKATYKNVIDVIDELNINVVGKYVMVDIMKPELDLVNEKVGAN
- a CDS encoding biopolymer transporter ExbD; the protein is MSKKPSKGGSPSIDMTPMVDLAFLLVTFFMLTASFRMAEPVVVDPPSSIGQVDLPDNHIMVTIDDKGRSFFGISNSTAKMEALREMAAKYKVGFTEEQIKKFSGLPSFGVDIKDLPAYINAKEDERKNFKGQTGVPLDTITPNNQLKDWIAIGGKKAVETYLAAKDAAEAKNQDFKAEKPRYAIKCAAKTKYIFVKDVVKTFTDLKIYQFNLITSLEGGGTVINPVK
- a CDS encoding flagellar motor protein MotA, with product MSTKKTSGGFPLIVSALAIVICLGLGVFIYKAILGAPSNFEGGGHASASGHRTPINILGTMYMGGFIVPILIGFLLTVITFAIERFITIMKASGKGNTDKFVSKIKTLISNHDFEGALAECDRQGGSLANVVHEGILKYRFVENDSHMDKEQKVEAITKSIEEATSLELPMLSKNMVVISTMASIGTLAGLIGTVVGMITAFSALSAAGAPDTSALATGISEALVNTLVGILTSALAIIFYNYFSNRIDQITYAMDEAGFSIVKEFQSTGK